The proteins below come from a single Paracoccus sp. SCSIO 75233 genomic window:
- the phnF gene encoding phosphonate metabolism transcriptional regulator PhnF, whose product MNKRLNIDSFDSDALAEITRIAGQPYAPRGQRAIWLQIYDRLAEACTSGPLPPGAKLPGENDLAELFDVSRLTIRKALSKLQQEGQLQARKGVGIFIRSRPARYIVEDNLRFSSSLETGEARIESSTLELVRAPVSAEGADFLRLPAGTEVVRLTRLRIVDGAPAYLATKEFPAARFTDFEARYSLQQSVADVYRAHGIPHYGRAETRVTGGFAPRSDAAALHLSHRTPLMIVRSVNRDPEGRPIEFSIGRWPLASVELVLGDKPPEER is encoded by the coding sequence GTGAATAAGCGACTCAATATAGACAGTTTCGACAGCGACGCTCTGGCTGAGATTACCCGGATCGCCGGGCAGCCTTACGCGCCACGGGGGCAGCGGGCGATCTGGTTGCAGATCTATGATCGGCTGGCGGAGGCCTGCACCAGCGGTCCCTTGCCGCCCGGTGCGAAGTTGCCCGGTGAGAACGATCTGGCGGAGCTGTTCGATGTCAGCCGGCTGACCATCCGCAAGGCGCTGTCGAAGCTTCAGCAGGAGGGGCAGTTGCAGGCGCGCAAAGGCGTCGGCATTTTCATCCGCAGCCGTCCTGCGCGTTATATCGTTGAGGATAATCTGCGTTTTTCCAGCAGCCTTGAGACCGGCGAGGCCCGGATCGAAAGCAGCACGCTGGAGCTTGTCCGGGCGCCGGTCAGCGCGGAAGGCGCGGATTTTCTGCGTCTGCCCGCCGGGACGGAGGTCGTGCGGCTGACCCGGCTGCGGATCGTCGACGGCGCGCCCGCCTATCTCGCGACGAAGGAGTTCCCTGCCGCGCGCTTCACGGATTTCGAGGCGCGTTACAGCCTTCAGCAATCCGTGGCCGATGTCTATCGCGCGCATGGCATTCCGCATTATGGCCGGGCGGAGACGCGGGTGACGGGCGGGTTTGCTCCACGCAGCGACGCCGCCGCGCTGCATCTGTCGCACCGGACGCCGTTGATGATCGTCCGCTCGGTCAATCGCGACCCCGAGGGCCGACCCATCGAGTTCAGCATTGGCCGCTGGCCGCTCGCCTCCGTCGAACTGGTGCTTGGCGACAAACCGCCGGAGGAAAGATGA
- a CDS encoding alpha-D-ribose 1-methylphosphonate 5-triphosphate diphosphatase yields MTQQMEGAGMTQDWVIEGGRALMPGGFETADIAISDGRITDAARNARRFSGAGCLVLPGIVDMHGDGFERILHPRPNVSFPLPLALAEADRQLIVNGITTAFHGLSVSWEPGLRSVGAARSFLTELDALSGRLDCDTHVNLRWETYCLDDLDEIESWLTRHPSLLLSVNDHLTAEKGLGADSVKIGRMADRSGLSREACVGLIHRLLERSDEVPGAIRRMTGAARQAGRMVFAHDETSPEQRRDNRDLGISVSEFPMTLATASEASAAGEAVVLGAPNVVRGGSQNNAVNAEDAIAAGLCSALASDYYYPAPMAAAFALADRGTLPLDQAWRLISTRPARAAGLADRGEIAPGQRADLIVLDPDRRYIRAVFSAGRKVLERE; encoded by the coding sequence ATGACGCAGCAAATGGAAGGCGCGGGAATGACGCAGGACTGGGTGATCGAAGGCGGCCGCGCGCTGATGCCGGGGGGGTTCGAGACGGCGGATATTGCCATCAGCGACGGAAGGATCACCGACGCGGCCCGGAATGCGCGGCGGTTTTCGGGGGCCGGTTGCCTCGTCCTGCCGGGGATCGTCGATATGCATGGCGACGGGTTCGAACGCATCCTGCATCCGCGCCCGAATGTCAGCTTTCCCTTGCCGCTGGCTCTGGCGGAGGCGGATCGGCAGCTTATCGTCAACGGCATCACCACGGCGTTTCACGGCCTGTCCGTTTCGTGGGAGCCGGGGTTGCGCAGCGTGGGGGCCGCGCGGTCGTTTCTGACCGAGCTTGACGCGCTGTCGGGCAGGCTGGACTGCGACACGCATGTCAATCTCCGCTGGGAGACCTATTGCCTCGATGATCTGGATGAGATCGAAAGCTGGCTTACGCGGCACCCCTCGCTGCTCTTGTCGGTGAACGATCATCTGACGGCTGAAAAGGGGCTCGGCGCGGATTCCGTCAAGATCGGCAGGATGGCAGACCGCTCCGGCCTGTCGCGGGAGGCATGTGTGGGGCTTATTCATCGCCTGCTGGAACGCTCTGACGAGGTGCCGGGCGCGATCCGGCGCATGACCGGCGCGGCACGGCAGGCCGGGCGGATGGTGTTCGCCCATGACGAGACCAGCCCGGAACAGCGCCGGGACAATCGCGATCTCGGGATCAGCGTGTCGGAGTTTCCGATGACGCTGGCGACCGCGTCCGAGGCTTCGGCTGCGGGGGAGGCGGTCGTGCTGGGCGCGCCGAACGTGGTGCGCGGCGGCAGTCAGAACAACGCTGTCAATGCCGAGGATGCGATTGCGGCCGGGCTGTGTTCGGCGCTTGCCTCCGACTATTACTATCCCGCCCCGATGGCCGCAGCCTTTGCGCTGGCGGATCGCGGGACGCTGCCGCTGGATCAGGCATGGCGGCTGATTTCCACCCGACCGGCGCGCGCTGCGGGGTTGGCCGACCGGGGTGAGATCGCGCCGGGACAGCGGGCGGATCTGATCGTGCTCGACCCGGACAGGCGCTATATCAGGGCGGTCTTCTCTGCCGGAAGGAAGGTTCTCGAACGTGAATAA
- a CDS encoding phosphate/phosphite/phosphonate ABC transporter substrate-binding protein → MYRAILTAAALAAATPLAAEPIRFAVTDIEGLEALQQEFAAFETALEEVTGMEMELFPVNSRTAAVEAINQGQVDLVLTGPAEYVVIKELTDAEIIAAWQRPNYYAQIVTLSAGDVESVEDLRGKKVTFGSVGSTSQHLGPAQVLADFGLVYGTDYEPQIISRNVAVEALIRGDVQAVGMNEGHLQSIREAFPEQSFTVIARGRDLPNDVLVARKDMDAEAKQKIADAFVNDGETLMAAVLKGDDNQKYKGGFFLTSIDDSNYDYVRDMYATIGVDTASFVGD, encoded by the coding sequence ATGTACCGCGCCATTCTGACCGCAGCCGCGCTTGCCGCTGCAACCCCGCTCGCCGCCGAACCGATCCGTTTCGCCGTCACCGACATCGAGGGGCTGGAAGCCCTCCAACAGGAATTCGCCGCCTTTGAAACCGCGCTTGAAGAGGTCACCGGGATGGAGATGGAACTGTTCCCGGTCAACTCGCGCACCGCAGCGGTCGAGGCGATCAATCAGGGTCAGGTCGATCTGGTCCTGACCGGTCCTGCCGAATATGTCGTCATCAAGGAACTGACCGACGCAGAGATCATCGCCGCCTGGCAGCGCCCGAACTATTACGCGCAGATCGTCACCCTGTCGGCAGGCGACGTGGAATCGGTTGAGGATCTTCGCGGCAAGAAGGTCACTTTCGGCTCCGTCGGCTCTACCTCCCAGCATCTTGGTCCGGCGCAGGTGTTGGCCGATTTCGGGCTGGTCTATGGCACCGATTACGAACCCCAGATCATCTCCCGCAACGTCGCGGTCGAGGCGCTGATCCGTGGCGACGTGCAGGCGGTCGGCATGAATGAAGGTCACCTCCAGTCCATCCGCGAGGCCTTCCCGGAGCAGTCTTTCACCGTCATCGCCCGTGGCCGCGACCTGCCGAACGACGTTCTGGTCGCCCGCAAGGATATGGATGCCGAGGCCAAGCAGAAGATCGCCGACGCCTTCGTCAATGACGGCGAGACGCTGATGGCCGCCGTGCTGAAAGGCGACGACAACCAGAAATACAAGGGCGGGTTCTTCCTGACCTCCATCGACGACAGCAATTACGATTACGTCCGCGACATGTACGCCACGATCGGCGTCGACACCGCCAGCTTTGTCGGCGACTGA
- a CDS encoding phosphonate ABC transporter ATP-binding protein yields MSDLMEATRAAAAETAPAPATGDPVVIAKGLHKSYDRRRVVLKGVDLTIREGERVALIGSNGSGKSTFLKCLIGLHPISEGEVTTLGEHFTRLPDSAQRSRMRRSTGFVFQKHCLVKRRSVLSNVVHGMLGTEGSWRGFSQSTAPESWRKAALDALAEVNLAGFADSRADALSGGQQQRVAIARALVRRPRLLIADEPAASRDPVSGRDVMALFARLCRQHGITLIFTSHDMAQAREFSDRTVALRAGRIFIDRPSRDITPRDLEEVFDV; encoded by the coding sequence ATGTCGGACCTGATGGAAGCCACCCGCGCCGCCGCAGCGGAAACCGCACCCGCCCCGGCGACAGGCGACCCGGTGGTGATCGCCAAGGGCTTGCACAAATCCTATGACCGCAGGCGTGTCGTGCTGAAAGGCGTCGATCTGACCATCCGCGAGGGCGAGCGTGTCGCGCTCATCGGCTCAAACGGCAGCGGCAAATCGACCTTCCTGAAATGCCTGATCGGCCTGCACCCGATTTCCGAGGGCGAGGTGACGACACTGGGCGAGCATTTCACCCGCCTGCCCGACTCCGCACAACGCAGCCGGATGCGGCGATCGACCGGGTTCGTGTTTCAGAAACACTGTTTGGTAAAACGCCGCTCAGTCCTGTCCAATGTCGTCCACGGCATGTTGGGGACCGAGGGAAGCTGGCGGGGTTTCAGCCAGTCGACCGCCCCGGAAAGCTGGCGCAAGGCGGCCCTGGACGCTTTGGCAGAGGTCAATCTGGCCGGTTTCGCCGATTCACGCGCCGACGCATTGTCCGGCGGTCAGCAGCAGCGCGTCGCCATCGCCCGCGCGCTTGTCCGCCGTCCCCGGCTGCTGATCGCGGACGAACCGGCGGCCAGCCGCGACCCGGTATCCGGTCGCGATGTGATGGCGCTTTTCGCGCGGCTGTGCCGTCAGCACGGGATCACGCTGATTTTCACCTCGCATGACATGGCGCAGGCGCGTGAGTTCTCCGACCGCACCGTCGCGCTGCGCGCAGGCCGGATTTTCATCGACCGGCCAAGCCGCGACATAACGCCCCGCGATCTGGAGGAGGTCTTCGATGTCTGA
- the phnE gene encoding phosphonate ABC transporter, permease protein PhnE, producing the protein MSDSTTPGPAKPLPARLSGVSPVTYVLLIVCAAIVISSLQQVAPSPAQLVEGVPGMISLVDRMMPPNTDPAFLSRMGLRIVETFQIALAGAAIGIVLSLPIGWLAARGVTPLGRFGYLVKAYVSLLRTIPDLVWALLFVGTVGLGAVAGTLTIVVDTIGFCGRFFAEAIEDSDKEPQEALSAIGANRVSVFLGAILPDAAPSMINTSLFALEKAVRSSVVLGLVGAGGIGQELKVAFDLFQYRNASTIILAIFVIVLAMEYVTDRLRSAVQ; encoded by the coding sequence ATGTCTGACAGCACAACACCCGGCCCGGCAAAACCCCTGCCTGCGCGGCTATCCGGGGTATCCCCGGTGACCTATGTGCTGCTGATCGTCTGCGCGGCCATCGTCATTTCCTCCCTTCAACAGGTCGCGCCAAGTCCCGCGCAGCTTGTCGAGGGGGTGCCGGGCATGATCTCGCTTGTCGACCGGATGATGCCACCCAACACCGATCCGGCTTTCCTGAGCCGCATGGGGCTGCGCATTGTCGAGACCTTCCAGATCGCGCTTGCCGGGGCCGCCATCGGCATCGTGCTGAGCCTGCCAATCGGCTGGCTGGCAGCGCGCGGCGTGACCCCACTGGGGCGGTTCGGTTATCTGGTGAAGGCCTATGTCTCGCTGCTGCGCACCATTCCCGATCTGGTCTGGGCGCTGCTGTTCGTCGGCACCGTCGGACTCGGCGCGGTTGCCGGGACGCTGACCATCGTTGTCGACACAATCGGGTTCTGCGGTCGCTTCTTCGCGGAAGCCATCGAGGATTCGGACAAGGAACCGCAGGAGGCGCTGTCGGCCATTGGCGCGAACCGGGTCTCCGTCTTTCTGGGTGCGATCCTGCCGGATGCCGCGCCGTCGATGATCAACACCTCGCTTTTCGCTTTGGAAAAGGCGGTGCGGTCTTCGGTTGTGCTGGGTCTGGTCGGGGCCGGCGGGATCGGGCAGGAACTGAAAGTCGCCTTCGATCTGTTCCAGTACCGGAACGCCTCGACCATCATTCTGGCGATCTTCGTGATCGTTCTGGCGATGGAATACGTCACCGATCGTCTGCGATCAGCCGTGCAATAG
- a CDS encoding heavy metal translocating P-type ATPase, producing the protein MAMAETTKREWTVSGMDCASCSAKVTKAVERLPGVSDVKVALMSERLTLELEPGASTDEDVEKVVKRLGYGIAPRGAANVSAPPATAKKPHVHGPDCEGHDHDHGHDHDHDHDHDHGGEAVTGKADAGHGSPGHVHDDPADRGKPWYKTSKGRLVLLTGALLTAAWAFKLLVPGDLSYWAFVAACVIGVAPVAKRAFEALRMGQPFTIESLMAVAAIGALFIGAAEEAALVVFLFAVGEVLEGVAAGKARDGIRALANLVPKTALLEVDGKTTEVPAETLQIGQVVLVRPGDRIPADGEIVDGTSGIDESPVTGESVPVTRGPGEAVFAGSINTEAALRVSVTKEAADNTISRIIRLVEEAEEARAPTERFIDRFSRWYMPAIVAVAALVILVPPLAFGQPWDTWVYRGLALLLIGCPCALVISVPASIASSLSSGAKRGLLMKGGAVIEAAGGVKRIAFDKTGTLTHGKPKVTEIVPAPGVQESDLLAVAAGVEAGSSHPLALAILNRAEEAGVAPLPASDARAIVGKGVEAQVGGAKAWVASPGFAGDAGGIVADQAGRVSEMESEGKTVVAVFREGEPLGLIAMRDEPRDDASDAMRQLRDMGISPVMLTGDNPRTAKAIAEGLGMDYRAEMMPEDKLTTIREMSADGGVMMIGDGINDAPALKQASVGVAMGSGTDVALETADAAILRDRVIDVPALIRLARATMGNIRQNVTIALGLKAVFLVTSVLGITGLWLAILADTGATVLVTLNALRLLGFDPTREA; encoded by the coding sequence ATGGCGATGGCGGAAACAACGAAACGCGAATGGACCGTAAGCGGCATGGATTGCGCATCCTGTAGCGCCAAGGTGACAAAGGCGGTCGAGCGGTTGCCGGGTGTCAGCGACGTGAAGGTTGCCCTGATGAGCGAACGGCTGACGCTGGAGCTCGAACCCGGTGCGAGCACGGATGAGGATGTCGAGAAGGTCGTCAAGCGTCTGGGCTACGGGATTGCGCCGCGAGGGGCGGCGAATGTTTCGGCCCCGCCAGCGACCGCGAAAAAACCGCATGTCCACGGACCGGATTGCGAAGGACATGACCACGATCATGGGCACGATCATGACCACGACCACGATCATGACCACGGCGGCGAAGCCGTGACGGGCAAAGCCGATGCCGGGCATGGCAGTCCGGGGCATGTCCATGACGATCCCGCCGATCGCGGCAAGCCGTGGTATAAGACCTCAAAGGGGCGGCTGGTCCTTCTGACCGGCGCGCTTCTGACGGCGGCATGGGCGTTCAAGCTGCTGGTGCCGGGCGATCTCAGCTACTGGGCTTTCGTTGCGGCCTGTGTGATCGGCGTCGCACCCGTGGCCAAGCGCGCTTTCGAGGCGCTGCGCATGGGTCAGCCCTTCACCATTGAAAGCCTGATGGCAGTTGCCGCCATCGGCGCGCTGTTCATCGGCGCGGCGGAGGAGGCGGCGCTTGTCGTGTTCCTGTTCGCCGTGGGCGAGGTGCTGGAAGGTGTCGCCGCTGGCAAAGCGCGTGACGGCATTCGCGCGCTCGCCAATCTGGTGCCCAAGACCGCGCTGCTGGAGGTGGACGGCAAGACCACGGAAGTGCCTGCCGAAACCCTGCAGATCGGTCAGGTGGTTCTGGTCCGTCCCGGCGACCGCATCCCGGCGGATGGCGAGATCGTTGACGGCACAAGCGGCATCGACGAAAGCCCGGTGACCGGCGAAAGCGTCCCTGTCACGCGCGGCCCCGGCGAGGCTGTCTTTGCCGGTTCGATCAACACCGAGGCCGCCTTGCGGGTCAGCGTCACCAAGGAAGCCGCCGATAATACGATTTCCCGCATCATCCGCCTCGTTGAAGAAGCGGAGGAGGCGCGCGCCCCGACGGAGCGTTTCATTGACCGTTTCTCCCGCTGGTACATGCCCGCAATCGTCGCAGTCGCGGCTCTGGTGATCCTCGTGCCGCCGCTGGCCTTCGGGCAGCCGTGGGACACTTGGGTCTATCGCGGTCTGGCGCTGCTGCTGATCGGCTGCCCCTGTGCGCTGGTGATCTCCGTTCCGGCCTCCATTGCGTCGTCTTTGTCCTCGGGCGCGAAACGCGGCCTGCTGATGAAGGGCGGGGCTGTGATCGAGGCAGCCGGGGGCGTCAAGCGCATCGCCTTCGACAAGACCGGCACGCTGACCCACGGCAAGCCGAAAGTGACCGAGATCGTGCCCGCGCCTGGCGTGCAGGAAAGCGATCTGCTGGCCGTCGCCGCAGGGGTCGAGGCCGGGTCGAGCCACCCGCTTGCGCTCGCCATCCTGAACCGTGCGGAGGAGGCGGGCGTCGCCCCGCTTCCTGCCAGCGATGCCCGTGCCATTGTCGGCAAGGGGGTCGAGGCGCAGGTCGGCGGCGCGAAAGCATGGGTCGCCTCTCCGGGTTTCGCGGGTGACGCGGGCGGGATCGTGGCCGATCAGGCGGGACGGGTGAGCGAGATGGAGTCCGAAGGTAAGACCGTCGTCGCCGTGTTCCGCGAGGGCGAACCGCTCGGCCTGATCGCCATGCGTGACGAGCCGCGCGACGATGCCTCCGACGCCATGCGCCAGCTTCGCGATATGGGCATCAGCCCGGTGATGCTGACCGGCGACAACCCGCGAACCGCGAAAGCCATCGCGGAAGGGCTGGGCATGGATTACCGCGCCGAGATGATGCCGGAAGACAAGCTGACCACCATCCGCGAGATGAGCGCCGATGGCGGGGTGATGATGATCGGTGACGGCATCAACGACGCCCCGGCCCTGAAACAGGCCAGCGTCGGCGTGGCAATGGGCTCCGGCACCGATGTCGCACTTGAAACCGCCGACGCCGCGATCCTGCGTGACCGGGTGATCGACGTGCCCGCCCTGATCCGGCTGGCGCGCGCGACAATGGGCAATATCCGGCAGAACGTGACCATTGCGCTTGGGCTGAAGGCCGTGTTCCTCGTCACCTCGGTGCTGGGGATTACCGGGCTGTGGCTGGCCATCCTCGCCGATACCGGGGCGACGGTTCTGGTGACGCTGAACGCGCTGCGCCTGCTCGGGTTCGACCCCACCAGGGAAGCGTAA
- a CDS encoding helix-turn-helix domain-containing protein, translated as MLTIGKLSKAAGVKVPTIRYYEQIGILPEAERSSGNQRLYGSDALDRLSFVRHARELGFPLEAIRELLSLSDQPEIACAAADEIATRQLVTVKDRITRLQALQGELERMIAQCAHGTISDCRVIEVLGNHELCVSHDHGG; from the coding sequence ATGCTGACCATCGGCAAGCTGAGCAAAGCGGCAGGGGTGAAGGTCCCGACAATCCGTTATTACGAGCAGATCGGGATCTTGCCGGAGGCGGAAAGAAGTTCGGGAAATCAGCGGCTTTACGGATCGGACGCGCTTGACCGGCTGTCCTTCGTCCGCCACGCACGAGAGCTGGGATTTCCGCTGGAGGCGATCCGGGAATTGCTCAGCCTGTCGGATCAGCCCGAGATCGCCTGTGCTGCGGCAGACGAAATCGCCACGCGGCAGCTTGTCACGGTCAAGGACCGGATCACCCGCTTGCAGGCTTTGCAGGGAGAGTTGGAGCGGATGATCGCGCAATGCGCGCATGGCACGATTTCCGATTGCCGGGTGATCGAGGTGCTGGGCAATCACGAGCTTTGCGTGAGCCACGATCACGGCGGATAA